A stretch of Triticum aestivum cultivar Chinese Spring chromosome 1D, IWGSC CS RefSeq v2.1, whole genome shotgun sequence DNA encodes these proteins:
- the LOC123170179 gene encoding gibberellin-regulated protein 11, translating to MAGKARVFMCVALVVLLLLVETTAPSGQAHAVDCGSACSYRCSKSSRPNLCNRACNTCCRRCDCVPPGTAGNEDVCPCYAHMTTHDGRHKCP from the exons ATGGCCGGCAAAGCTAGGGTGTTCATGTGCGTGGCGCTCGTCGTCCTCCTGCTCCTTGTCGAG ACCACCGCTCCGAGTGGACAAGCTCACGCCGTCG ATTGCGGCAGCGCGTGCTCGTACCGGTGCAGCAAGTCGAGCCGGCCGAATCTGTGCAACAGGGCGTGCAACACGTGCTGCCGGCGATGCGACTGCGTGCCGCCCGGCACCGCCGGCAACGAGGACGTCTGCCCCTGCTACGCCCACATGACCACGCACGACGGCCGCCACAAGTGCCCATGA